Proteins from a genomic interval of Zingiber officinale cultivar Zhangliang chromosome 2A, Zo_v1.1, whole genome shotgun sequence:
- the LOC122043910 gene encoding uncharacterized protein LOC122043910: MDRTKETIMKAFKEKEEKYKEVFEIIDTRWELVNDLFETMERLVSSTAKQDKITTQLFIYRKTEGLFGRNVAIRHKRALSPAEWWECYEANIPELQKFVIKVLSLTCSASGCECNWSVFEQIHSKKRNRLAQQHLNDLVFVKYNRVLKLWYDARDKIDPISLIDIDDNNEC; the protein is encoded by the exons ATGGATAGGACAAAAGAAACAATTATGAAGGCctttaaggagaaagaagagaaatacaaagaagtGTTTGAGATCATTGATACGAGATGGGAAT TGGTGAATGATTTGTTTGAAACTATGGAGAGATTGGTTTCAAGCACTGCTAAGCAAGATAAAATCACTACCCAACTCTTTATATATCGAAAGACGGAAGGGCTATTTGGGAGGAATGTGGCAATTAGACACAAAAGAGCATTATCTCCAGCAGAATGGTGGGAATGCTACGAAGCAAATATCCCAGAATTGCAAAAGTTTGTTATTAAAGTGCTTAGCCTCACTTGTAGTGCTTCCGGTTGTGAGTGTAATTGGAGTGTGTTTGAGCag ATTCATAGCAAAAAAAGGAATAGGCTAGCTCAGCAGCACTTAAATGATTTGGTATTTGTGAAATACAATCGTGTCTTAAAACTTTGGTATGATGCGCGTGATAAGATTGACCCCATCTCTTTGATAGATATTGATGACAATAATGAATGTTGA